Proteins encoded in a region of the Carassius gibelio isolate Cgi1373 ecotype wild population from Czech Republic chromosome B5, carGib1.2-hapl.c, whole genome shotgun sequence genome:
- the LOC127958163 gene encoding uncharacterized protein LOC127958163: MLFQQKMLNDLNVVRPIISHPYLLERQEIVENQPSVQDLQERWPALFQQEEINAEYFRITTLPLQSRFMASLDRQSSQLLQVIRSKGGALREKTKDTIKVMDQSLDIDIRRECLLKCLITYLGEDTSCLIKEYQADQREEAEREFEKTTMAFFVIRETDALSRALDISIVIDGVEVLNELPSVACACAMMFGLIYALNLKYPEGLKYTFEAFQKIIMDIESKQMSQRVQNLSSKLQE, from the exons ATGCTTTTCCAGCAAAAAATGTTAAACGACCTAAACGTGGTGAGGCCAATCATATCCCATCCCTACCTATTGGAGAGACAAGAGATTGTGGAAAACCAACCTAGTGTTCAAGATCTGCAAGAAAGATGGCCAGCTCTGTTTCAACAAGAGGag ATTAATGCAGAATATTTTCGCATCACAACCTTACCTTTACAATCAAGATTTATGGCCTCTTTGGACAGACAGAGCTCTCAGCTTCTCCAGGTTATTAGGAGCAAAGGTGGAGCCCTCCGTGAAAAAACCAAGGACACTATTAAAGTTATGGATCAG AGTTTGGACATAGACATCAGAAGAGAGTGCCTGCTGAAGTGCCTGATCACATACCTTGGTGAAGATACAAGCTGTCTGATCAAAGAATACCAG GCTGACCAGAGGGAGGAAGCAGAGAGAGAATTTGAAAAGACCACCATGGCGTTTTTTGTGATCCGTGAAACTGATGCTCTTAGTCGTGCACTGGACATTTCCATTGTCATTGACGGTGTGGAAGTACTCAATGAGTTGCCCTCTGTTGCATGTGCCTGTGCTATGATGTTTGGACTCATTTATGCACTGAACTTAAAATATCCTGAAGGACTCAAATACACCTTTGAGGCCTTTCAAAAAATAATCATGGACATAGAGAGTAAGCAGATGAGCCAAAGGGTGCAGAACCTCTCTTCAAAGCTGCAGGAATGA